In one Juglans regia cultivar Chandler chromosome 11, Walnut 2.0, whole genome shotgun sequence genomic region, the following are encoded:
- the LOC109009412 gene encoding EPIDERMAL PATTERNING FACTOR-like protein 2, which yields MDSTDENCVCWHRNRNILISTLIVLLVSSMTIVRFTAEGRSIPKYLVDAAQEGRAEKKWVRILARGQIGSRPPNCEKRCSTCGHCEAVQVPIVPRVQRLRRIPLISDASHATGHSTTIANSRDGVSNYKPMCWKCKCGDFIFNP from the exons ATGGACAGCACTGATGAAAATTGCGTTTGTTGGCACAGAAATAGAAACATACTAATTTCCACGCTCATCGTGCTTTTGGTTTCAAGCATGACGATAGTGAGATTCACGGCTGAAG GGAGAAGCATTCCCAAGTACTTAGTTGACGCAGCTCAA GAAGGGAGAGCAGAGAAGAAATGGGTAAGGATATTGGCGAGAGGTCAGATAGGGTCGAGGCCGCCAAACTGCGAGAAGAGGTGCAGCACTTGTGGGCACTGCGAGGCAGTTCAGGTCCCGATTGTACCGCGAGTGCAAAGGCTGAGGAGAATCCCATTAATCTCTGATGCAAGTCATGCAACCGGCCACAGTACTACTATTGCAAACTCCAGAGATGGCGTCTCCAACTACAAGCCTATGTGCTGGAAGTGCAAGTGCGGCGACTTCATTTTCAATCCTTGA